One genomic segment of Amycolatopsis sp. WQ 127309 includes these proteins:
- a CDS encoding DUF3558 domain-containing protein: MNRRLLAVPAVAFAVLAVAGCSSKTGGTANPAPTADSGGSETSRSAADSAPRVPSPLNTANITSDACTTIDATGRAKLALGDGTPRTTANGPSCTFQEAADPGNQIDVTTVTANKNGLQDVYDTKANDAYFEETQAYGYPAVYAAAVDDRKDGKCGVFIGVTDQLAVNILVQYDNGAGATDPCAVVQKFGESMIQTLMGG; encoded by the coding sequence GTGAACCGCCGACTGCTCGCCGTCCCGGCCGTGGCCTTCGCCGTGCTCGCGGTCGCCGGCTGCTCCAGCAAGACCGGGGGCACCGCCAACCCGGCGCCGACCGCCGATTCCGGCGGCAGCGAGACGTCGCGCTCGGCCGCCGACTCCGCGCCGCGGGTGCCGAGCCCGCTGAACACCGCGAACATCACGTCGGACGCCTGCACGACGATCGACGCGACCGGCCGGGCCAAGCTCGCCCTCGGCGACGGCACCCCGCGCACCACGGCGAACGGCCCGAGCTGCACCTTCCAGGAGGCCGCCGATCCGGGCAACCAGATCGACGTGACCACGGTGACGGCGAACAAGAACGGGCTCCAGGACGTCTACGACACCAAGGCGAACGACGCCTACTTCGAAGAGACGCAGGCCTACGGGTACCCCGCCGTCTACGCCGCCGCGGTGGACGACCGCAAGGACGGCAAGTGCGGCGTCTTCATCGGGGTGACCGACCAGCTGGCGGTCAACATCCTGGTGCAGTACGACAACGGCGCCGGCGCGACGGACCCCTGCGCGGTGGTGCAGAAGTTCGGC